The Chloroherpetonaceae bacterium genome window below encodes:
- a CDS encoding BamA/TamA family outer membrane protein, protein MGFEKKFISIYACFVFGLILLTQIGFSQESPETVAKSSSDTSSMMPMPVKLDNGIVIPIVFTSPETRIGGGVVGVYYYRFNGEPVESRPSNVKGDIIFTQQRQIFIQLIPQFYFGNEENFFDTEFSFIRFTDRFWGIGSQTPVVNEEQYANDIIRLRIGYYRRLKQAVNFGLIYHFENFTIRERKVGGLLEQGGLFIGNNGARVSGLGLAFNYDSRNNLFSPSEGVFTQLTTTLYLDLLGSQTNFYTFVIDARKYFSVIDHHVIALQGYFSGAEGDAPFQLLPRLGGNARMRGFFEGRFRDKLFLAAQAEYRFPLVWRFGGVVFGGIGEVASRIQQFWLPNFQISYGFGLRFSINPDEKVNLRLDFGFGKNTSGIYLTVNEAF, encoded by the coding sequence ATGGGCTTTGAAAAAAAATTTATAAGCATTTACGCTTGTTTTGTTTTTGGTCTCATTCTTCTCACCCAGATAGGATTTTCTCAAGAAAGCCCGGAAACTGTTGCGAAATCTTCCAGCGATACCTCTTCAATGATGCCAATGCCGGTCAAGCTTGATAATGGCATTGTCATTCCGATTGTCTTTACTTCACCAGAAACCCGAATTGGCGGCGGTGTGGTTGGCGTGTATTACTATCGATTTAATGGAGAACCAGTCGAATCCCGACCTTCAAATGTTAAGGGAGACATCATTTTCACTCAACAGAGGCAAATATTCATTCAACTCATCCCTCAATTTTACTTTGGAAATGAGGAAAATTTTTTTGACACCGAATTTTCGTTTATCCGTTTTACAGATCGTTTTTGGGGAATTGGGAGCCAAACGCCGGTAGTAAATGAAGAGCAATATGCCAACGATATTATTCGATTACGCATTGGGTATTATCGAAGGCTGAAGCAAGCAGTCAACTTTGGATTAATTTATCATTTTGAAAATTTTACCATTCGTGAACGAAAAGTAGGAGGATTGTTAGAACAAGGTGGATTATTCATTGGAAACAATGGTGCAAGGGTATCCGGCTTAGGGTTAGCTTTTAACTATGATTCAAGAAATAATCTTTTTTCCCCTTCAGAAGGAGTTTTTACGCAATTAACAACCACGCTTTATCTCGACTTATTGGGAAGCCAAACAAATTTTTACACTTTTGTTATAGACGCTCGCAAGTATTTTTCCGTAATAGATCATCATGTAATTGCTCTGCAAGGGTATTTCAGTGGAGCTGAGGGAGATGCTCCTTTTCAATTATTGCCAAGATTAGGGGGTAACGCAAGAATGCGTGGATTTTTTGAAGGAAGATTTCGAGATAAGCTATTTCTTGCGGCTCAAGCAGAGTATCGCTTTCCGCTTGTTTGGCGATTTGGTGGTGTTGTTTTTGGCGGTATCGGTGAAGTGGCTTCGCGAATCCAACAATTTTGGCTGCCGAATTTTCAAATCAGTTACGGCTTTGGTTTGCGCTTTTCGATTAATCCTGATGAAAAGGTTAATCTTCGTTTAGACTTTGGTTTTGGGAAGAACACAAGCGGCATTTATTTAACCGTCAACGAAGCTTTTTAG
- a CDS encoding DUF5686 family protein, producing the protein MKNRLILPLFILLSIISLSIDPYSSTLQAQTQSDSSLTVLTGTVVDAETGESLPGALVKFVQGSIVKGFRTNPDGNYRAVLPQGKYSVEVSFLGYKSVKEEVSLFLPFAKEYRLKEGDVVAKELEVVANEDFAVTLVKRAIRYKKQQRDSLKTYMIEGYTKRILKSDTAIATLTETYANGYWRKGDTLREVVIQERLTKNTQKQLRDAGATLPAGIGRTIDFSEERVRIFGNGFISPIANDALEYYGFQFVDTRKSGDMEIHTLKLIPRNKYVPLFNGEIKIDGKKYALIGIDVKPNPSGFKLPYIKSLSLAYKQTQELQSDTMNNEVWLPSTQYLEGSLKVSVAGGFIELPKISFTQSTVIYKHTINMPVPDTLFEQKLVQKSKTAEQYDSTFWQLNEITPPTEEEKAAYLTIDSAATFQEQFRARGAGTSLTGDGASFLFNVPVIRYNRVEGWFVGAHYRFDSLTATTAFEPELGYGVERKEWLWSGTVEQWFSKSRNLSAIVKVFERTTFTPEHQSPPSIFNTYAAFFNPLSKRDYHNYFNAKGWQATIKYAFSRNGIRLGLTYLSEIQRTMEKKTDFSLFIRDQQFRDNPPVIEGQMRSVLFNLDYGNRISLLGISTPYYAKLELEHSGSELASNFNFTRVWAVGSLIQKTFYTERFLAPYLFLQIEGGANIGGALPPQRFFSVDAQISGMGAIGAMYGLLEKELLGTAMVSVIAEHNFQSIPFEAVGLDFLADENIQLILKGGYSKVWLNQTQQNYSEIGLGIGGILGLFRAYGVLSFLDNRSSRLSYVITGSVLF; encoded by the coding sequence ATGAAAAACAGGTTAATCCTTCCATTGTTCATTCTGCTTTCAATTATTTCCTTATCCATTGATCCATATTCTTCAACACTTCAAGCGCAAACGCAATCAGACAGTTCACTCACGGTTTTAACCGGCACTGTTGTTGATGCGGAAACCGGAGAATCATTGCCGGGTGCTTTGGTGAAATTTGTTCAAGGTTCTATTGTAAAGGGCTTTCGTACCAATCCGGATGGAAACTATCGAGCCGTGTTGCCGCAGGGAAAGTATTCGGTGGAAGTATCCTTTTTAGGTTATAAATCGGTGAAAGAAGAGGTGTCGCTTTTTCTTCCTTTTGCAAAAGAATATCGATTAAAAGAAGGCGATGTTGTTGCAAAAGAATTAGAAGTGGTTGCGAATGAAGATTTTGCCGTAACCCTTGTTAAACGAGCAATTCGGTATAAGAAGCAACAACGGGATTCACTGAAAACCTACATGATTGAAGGTTATACTAAGCGAATCTTAAAGAGCGACACTGCAATCGCGACGCTTACAGAAACCTATGCCAACGGGTATTGGCGAAAAGGCGACACGCTTCGAGAAGTTGTGATTCAAGAACGATTAACAAAAAATACGCAAAAGCAGCTTCGTGATGCCGGCGCGACACTTCCAGCGGGGATTGGACGGACAATAGATTTCTCGGAAGAGCGAGTGCGAATTTTCGGAAATGGGTTTATTAGCCCAATTGCTAATGATGCTCTTGAATATTACGGGTTTCAATTCGTGGATACTCGAAAATCTGGTGATATGGAAATTCATACACTAAAATTGATTCCAAGGAATAAGTATGTCCCGTTGTTTAACGGCGAAATCAAAATTGATGGGAAGAAATATGCGCTTATCGGAATTGATGTTAAGCCTAATCCAAGTGGATTTAAGCTGCCTTATATTAAATCGCTTTCATTGGCATACAAACAAACGCAAGAGCTTCAATCCGATACGATGAATAATGAAGTATGGCTTCCTTCTACGCAGTATTTGGAAGGTTCATTAAAGGTTAGTGTCGCAGGCGGGTTTATTGAACTCCCGAAAATTTCTTTCACCCAAAGCACCGTGATTTATAAGCACACAATAAATATGCCTGTGCCCGATACGCTCTTTGAACAAAAGTTGGTGCAAAAGTCAAAAACCGCTGAACAATATGATTCAACTTTTTGGCAATTGAATGAAATTACCCCGCCAACCGAGGAAGAAAAAGCTGCCTATTTAACGATTGACAGTGCTGCGACTTTTCAAGAGCAATTTCGTGCAAGAGGTGCAGGAACATCGTTAACAGGTGATGGTGCTTCTTTTCTTTTCAATGTTCCGGTCATTCGATACAATCGTGTAGAAGGATGGTTTGTTGGAGCGCATTATCGATTTGATTCTCTTACAGCAACAACTGCATTTGAACCCGAATTGGGTTACGGTGTGGAACGTAAAGAATGGCTTTGGTCGGGAACGGTTGAGCAATGGTTCAGTAAAAGTCGAAACTTAAGTGCTATTGTAAAAGTGTTCGAAAGAACCACCTTTACCCCGGAGCATCAATCTCCTCCAAGTATTTTCAATACCTATGCTGCTTTCTTTAATCCCCTCTCAAAGCGTGATTATCACAATTATTTCAATGCCAAAGGATGGCAAGCGACAATCAAGTATGCATTTTCAAGAAATGGAATTCGACTTGGGCTTACATACCTCTCTGAAATTCAGCGGACAATGGAGAAGAAAACAGATTTCAGCTTATTTATTCGCGACCAGCAATTTCGAGATAACCCGCCAGTCATAGAAGGACAAATGCGCAGTGTCCTGTTTAATCTGGATTATGGAAATCGAATTTCATTACTTGGTATCTCGACTCCTTATTATGCAAAGCTTGAATTGGAACACTCCGGGAGTGAACTTGCAAGCAACTTTAACTTTACACGCGTTTGGGCCGTTGGCTCATTAATTCAAAAGACATTTTACACCGAGCGATTTCTTGCACCTTATCTCTTTCTTCAGATAGAAGGTGGTGCGAATATCGGGGGGGCACTTCCACCACAAAGATTCTTTAGTGTCGATGCTCAAATTTCAGGGATGGGGGCAATTGGCGCAATGTACGGGCTTCTTGAAAAAGAATTGTTGGGAACCGCGATGGTTTCTGTGATTGCAGAGCATAATTTTCAATCAATCCCGTTTGAAGCAGTTGGACTTGATTTTTTAGCTGATGAAAATATACAACTGATTTTGAAGGGTGGTTATTCAAAAGTATGGTTGAATCAGACCCAACAAAATTATAGTGAAATCGGGTTAGGAATCGGAGGTATCTTAGGGCTATTCAGAGCCTATGGTGTATTGAGCTTCCTCGATAACAGAAGTTCACGTTTAAGTTATGTAATTACCGGAAGCGTTCTGTTCTAA